A DNA window from Castanea sativa cultivar Marrone di Chiusa Pesio chromosome 7, ASM4071231v1 contains the following coding sequences:
- the LOC142643743 gene encoding BOI-related E3 ubiquitin-protein ligase 1, which yields MAVEARHMNVFQSKFITNRDFVKLNQGIPNIYNTQMDSMLPQAVTMPETLPPYYQSVDCSNLGASTKTYINKADSGLTYTIPVPDQRKRPRDSINDFNALPIRQKTNKVSGLPSFLDQDIILQIYQQQSEIDRFLAQHAEKVRLEIGEQEERQSRMLESVFQEAIRNKLREKDEEIQRMGKLNWVLQERVKSLCIENQIWRELAQTNEATANTLRSNLEQVLAHVAEDRHVAATADDADSSCGSNDFGRCTLPPLDDGGNEVVGGGGGGGSNRMCKNCGVGESRVLLLPCRHLCLCTNCGSTLRTCPVCHSVMTASVNVNLS from the exons ATGGCGGTTGAAGCTCGGCATATGAACGTATTCCAGTCAAAGTTTATCACAAACAG AGATTTCGTGAAACTCAATCAGGGAATTCCCAACATATACAATACCCAGATGGATTCTATGTTGCCTCAGGCTGTAACAATGCCTGAAACGCTTCCACCTTATTACCAATCTGTTGATTGCAGCAATCTTGGTGCTTCAACCAAGACCTACATCAACAAGGCTGATAGTGGACTCACCTATACTATCCCTGTCCCTGATCAGCGAAAGCGTCCTAGAGACTCAATCAATGACTTCAATGCTTTACCAATCCGTCAAAAAACCAACAAAGTCTCTGGCTTGCCATCTTTTCTCGACCAGGACATTATCCTCCAGATTTATCAACAACAATCAGAGATCGATCGCTTCCTTGCCCAACAT GCTGAAAAAGTAAGATTGGAAATTGGGGAGCAAGAAGAGCGGCAATCAAGAATGTTGGAATCAGTATTCCAGGAAGCAATCAGGaacaaattgagagaaaaagacGAAGAGATTCAGAGAATGGGAAAGCTGAATTGGGTCCTTCAAGAAAGAGTGAAAAGCTTATGTATAGAGAATCAGATTTGGAGAGAGTTGGCACAGACTAATGAGGCCACAGCCAATACTCTACGCAGCAATCTAGAACAAGTCCTGGCCCACGTTGCCGAAGACCGCCACGTGGCAGCCACGGCGGACGATGCGGATTCGAGCTGCGGGAGTAACGATTTCGGGCGGTGCACGCTGCCACCGCTTGATGACGGCGGCAATGAGGTGGtgggaggtggtggtggtggtggcagcaATAGGATGTGCAAGAATTGTGGGGTTGGGGAGTCAAGGGTATTATTGCTACCATGCAGGCATCTATGTTTGTGTACTAATTGTGGTTCCACCCTACGCACTTGTCCAGTATGTCATTCTGTCATGACTGCTAGCGTAAATGTTAATTTGTCttag